From the Crateriforma spongiae genome, one window contains:
- a CDS encoding aminotransferase class V-fold PLP-dependent enzyme has product MTDAVTDAMRSHPCEWPERFERAHAAVCRFFGVADPEQLLLTPGCTSSLATAIVNIDLLPGKRVLTSHWEHHAVDGPLQKLSEKGIEVERIAAGHDRPVDLGAFEKNLARRDVGLVAVTAACNVTGDLLPIERMTELSHQYDAMVLIDAAQIVGWVDLALDQLGADLVAFGGHKGLQAPWGIGGLYVAASAIMKCPTAQCAIPDRNADDSGRPMGNRLVGNRPGYCDVGSVDQFSLAGLEASINRLGETTRTHDLEIARGQASRLRETLSRSSRVTLFGSADPDSRLPTIAFSVEGETSGESANRLRRHGLIVGSGLQCSPVSHEALGTAETGLVRISVGVRQPEHEIKIATERLARFAE; this is encoded by the coding sequence GTGACTGATGCAGTGACGGATGCGATGCGGTCTCATCCGTGTGAATGGCCGGAGCGATTTGAGAGAGCTCATGCGGCGGTGTGTCGGTTCTTTGGTGTGGCCGATCCGGAGCAATTGCTGCTGACGCCGGGCTGCACGTCATCCCTTGCGACGGCGATCGTGAACATAGACTTGCTACCAGGAAAGCGAGTTCTGACCAGCCATTGGGAGCACCATGCGGTCGATGGACCGTTGCAAAAGCTGAGCGAGAAGGGGATCGAGGTCGAGCGGATTGCAGCCGGCCACGATCGGCCGGTGGACTTGGGTGCGTTTGAGAAAAACCTTGCAAGACGCGACGTCGGGCTGGTTGCGGTGACGGCCGCCTGCAACGTGACAGGAGACTTGTTGCCTATCGAGCGGATGACTGAACTGTCACATCAGTACGATGCGATGGTGTTGATTGATGCCGCTCAGATTGTTGGATGGGTGGATCTGGCTTTGGATCAGTTGGGCGCTGACTTGGTGGCCTTCGGTGGGCACAAAGGTTTGCAAGCTCCATGGGGCATTGGCGGTTTGTACGTCGCAGCAAGCGCAATCATGAAATGCCCGACCGCTCAGTGTGCGATTCCGGACCGCAATGCCGATGATTCAGGCCGACCGATGGGAAACCGACTGGTGGGAAATCGGCCGGGGTATTGCGACGTGGGATCGGTCGACCAATTTTCGCTCGCCGGATTGGAAGCGTCCATTAATCGACTTGGTGAGACGACTCGAACGCATGACTTGGAAATCGCCCGCGGGCAGGCGAGTCGTTTGCGAGAAACGTTGTCTCGCAGCTCGCGAGTGACTTTGTTTGGATCAGCTGATCCGGATAGCCGTCTTCCGACGATCGCGTTTTCGGTCGAGGGAGAAACGAGTGGCGAGTCAGCCAATCGGCTTCGGCGGCACGGATTAATCGTCGGCAGTGGGTTGCAGTGTTCGCCGGTGTCCCACGAAGCGTTGGGCACGGCCGAGACCGGCTTGGTGAGAATTTCCGTCGGCGTTCGGCAACCTGAACACGAGATCAAAATCGCCACCGAGCGACTGGCTCGGTTTGCCGAGTGA
- a CDS encoding phytanoyl-CoA dioxygenase family protein: protein MDELLKDRLSRDGYCLLPGAVDLETTERLRSICDQTFTEDTESVRARDLSKRASRGHVYAARNLIETMPEVSTVWRNKPILSFLHAELGSEFGLVRALFFDKPPERTWNLPWHKDTSIAVRDNQIVSTHFSRPTVKAGVPHLIAADDVLRQMLTLRIHLDEVTDENAPLRVIPGSHVSSESEGVGIEEAVTIYAKPGDVLAMRPLISHASGSSVEGTKRHRRILHLEFAASESLPDGVRWHDYVAVS from the coding sequence ATGGACGAACTGCTTAAAGACCGCCTCAGCCGCGATGGCTATTGTCTATTGCCGGGCGCGGTCGATCTGGAGACGACAGAACGGCTGCGATCCATCTGTGACCAGACCTTTACCGAAGACACCGAATCGGTTCGTGCTCGAGACCTTTCGAAGAGGGCGAGTCGCGGGCATGTTTATGCCGCTCGAAATTTGATCGAGACGATGCCCGAGGTTTCGACGGTGTGGCGGAACAAGCCGATATTGTCGTTCCTTCACGCGGAACTTGGGTCGGAGTTCGGGCTGGTTCGCGCGTTGTTCTTCGACAAACCACCTGAGCGAACTTGGAATCTGCCGTGGCACAAGGACACGTCGATTGCGGTTCGCGATAACCAGATCGTGTCGACGCACTTTTCACGACCGACAGTCAAAGCAGGCGTTCCGCACTTGATTGCTGCGGATGACGTCTTGCGGCAAATGCTGACGCTGCGAATCCATCTTGATGAAGTCACCGACGAGAACGCGCCTCTGCGGGTGATCCCTGGCTCGCATGTGTCCAGCGAATCCGAGGGCGTGGGCATTGAAGAAGCCGTGACGATCTATGCCAAACCCGGCGACGTGCTGGCCATGCGTCCGCTGATCAGCCACGCCAGCGGCTCGTCAGTCGAAGGAACGAAGCGTCACCGACGTATTCTGCATCTCGAGTTTGCAGCCTCAGAATCGTTGCCCGACGGAGTTCGTTGGCATGACTATGTCGCTGTCTCGTAG
- a CDS encoding YqjF family protein, producing MRMTWSELLFAHWAVDPQVVAARLPAGVTLDTRDGKAWVGVVPFLMSNIAPRFCPPIPGLSRFLELNVRTYVTVDGKPGVWFFSLDAESRVAVRVARATFNLPYMDATMSIERNDDSAIDYRSRRTHRGEPPAEYEASYWAAGEFNRAEPGSLEHWLTARYCLYSANRRGRIYRGEIDHPPWSLAPATCDERINTMGDGFGFKFEGEPHLLLAKPIDVRAWVVQKCGDGRTA from the coding sequence ATGCGAATGACGTGGTCGGAATTGCTGTTTGCTCACTGGGCTGTGGATCCCCAAGTGGTTGCGGCCCGATTGCCGGCGGGCGTCACGCTTGACACCCGAGATGGCAAAGCCTGGGTCGGGGTGGTTCCCTTCTTGATGTCGAACATCGCTCCGCGCTTCTGCCCGCCGATACCGGGCTTGAGTCGGTTCCTGGAATTGAACGTGCGAACTTATGTCACCGTCGACGGCAAACCGGGTGTTTGGTTTTTCTCACTGGATGCCGAAAGCCGAGTGGCGGTTCGTGTGGCTCGCGCGACGTTCAACCTGCCGTACATGGACGCGACCATGTCGATCGAACGAAACGATGATTCTGCCATCGACTATCGCAGTCGCCGGACTCATCGCGGGGAGCCGCCGGCAGAGTACGAGGCAAGCTACTGGGCCGCCGGCGAATTCAACAGAGCCGAGCCGGGATCGCTGGAACATTGGCTGACGGCGAGGTACTGCCTCTACAGTGCCAATCGTCGTGGTCGCATCTATCGCGGCGAAATTGATCATCCGCCCTGGTCGCTGGCACCGGCCACCTGCGACGAGAGGATCAACACGATGGGCGACGGGTTTGGTTTCAAGTTCGAAGGCGAGCCGCATCTGCTGCTCGCAAAGCCCATCGACGTGCGGGCCTGGGTCGTGCAAAAATGTGGGGATGGACGAACTGCTTAA
- a CDS encoding epimerase: MTSDLKNKRIVIAGGSGFLGLSMAEAFLAAGAEVTIISRSVPKAKGDWKHVVWDGRSVPVVDDAISPESTGNGEGLVASSTTSGTDWLAAIDGCDAVVNLAGRTVNCIKTPDHCDEILRSRIESTQVLGAAMRKVASPPPVWVQMSTAHIYGDPPSAVCTEDSAYGFGLAPTVARAWEAAFAESKMPDQRGVVMRTSFVVGRDRGAGGGALGTLGLIAKLGLGGKVASGTQGMSWIHEDDINAIFARAITDETMSGAYIVSSPNPKSQADFMRTLREVIGMPIGLPAFEWMVRIGAPLFMRTDPELVLYGRYVIPQRLMKEGFEFQFADLEPALRDLYGK, translated from the coding sequence GTGACCAGTGACTTGAAGAACAAACGGATCGTCATCGCCGGCGGTAGCGGATTTCTTGGGCTTTCGATGGCGGAAGCGTTTTTGGCGGCTGGGGCTGAGGTCACGATTATTTCACGCTCGGTTCCGAAAGCGAAGGGAGATTGGAAGCACGTCGTCTGGGACGGGCGGTCGGTGCCGGTAGTGGACGACGCGATTAGTCCTGAGAGTACGGGGAATGGTGAGGGACTCGTCGCCTCGTCCACTACGTCTGGGACGGATTGGTTAGCCGCCATCGACGGTTGTGACGCGGTCGTTAACCTCGCCGGCCGAACGGTGAACTGCATCAAGACACCCGATCACTGCGATGAGATCTTGCGATCGCGGATTGAGTCGACTCAGGTGCTTGGGGCGGCGATGCGGAAGGTCGCGAGTCCACCGCCGGTTTGGGTGCAGATGAGCACGGCTCACATCTACGGTGATCCGCCGTCGGCCGTTTGCACCGAAGACTCGGCTTATGGGTTCGGACTGGCCCCGACGGTTGCCCGAGCGTGGGAGGCTGCGTTTGCTGAAAGCAAAATGCCGGATCAACGCGGAGTGGTGATGCGGACCAGTTTCGTCGTTGGACGCGATCGTGGAGCGGGCGGCGGAGCACTCGGGACGCTTGGCTTGATCGCTAAGCTAGGACTGGGCGGCAAGGTCGCCAGCGGTACGCAGGGCATGTCGTGGATTCATGAAGACGACATCAACGCAATCTTCGCCCGCGCGATCACCGACGAGACGATGTCGGGCGCCTACATTGTTTCGTCACCCAACCCGAAGTCGCAGGCTGATTTCATGCGGACGCTTCGCGAGGTGATTGGGATGCCGATCGGACTGCCTGCGTTCGAATGGATGGTCCGCATTGGGGCTCCGTTGTTCATGCGAACCGATCCGGAATTGGTGCTCTACGGTCGCTACGTGATTCCGCAGCGTTTGATGAAAGAAGGTTTTGAGTTTCAATTTGCCGATCTCGAACCTGCACTGAGGGACCTTTATGGAAAGTAG
- a CDS encoding nucleotidyltransferase domain-containing protein: protein MLIYSPGTQVVAQKDVMAANDRIAHPAGAVGVIVRAPVDRTHAYRVKFSDGFEAPIHHDQLVRLADFKSQTIRDADASLASSGLYERVIFRCVIGSRAYGLEDEASDTDRRGIYLPPADLHWSLYGVPEQLENDKTQEVYWELQKFIVLALKANPNVLECLYSPIVERTTPLGDELLAMREAFLSKLVFQTYSGYVASQFKKMQTDIRNQGRVKWKHVMHLIRLLLSGTHVLQHGCVSVDVGDHRDRLLTIKRGEMPFDEADRWRKALQVEFECAFKQTALPDRPDYDRANAFLIDARRQAMQNQLP from the coding sequence ATGCTGATCTATTCCCCCGGCACACAAGTGGTCGCTCAGAAGGACGTCATGGCGGCGAACGATCGGATCGCCCACCCGGCCGGAGCGGTTGGCGTCATCGTTCGTGCGCCCGTCGATCGGACTCACGCGTATCGAGTCAAATTCAGCGATGGCTTTGAAGCTCCGATCCATCATGACCAACTCGTTCGGCTAGCGGATTTCAAAAGTCAAACCATCCGCGACGCCGATGCGTCGCTGGCCAGCTCCGGTTTGTACGAACGGGTGATCTTTCGTTGCGTCATCGGTTCACGGGCCTACGGACTCGAAGATGAAGCTTCCGACACCGACCGCCGCGGGATCTACCTGCCACCGGCCGACCTGCATTGGTCGCTCTATGGAGTCCCCGAGCAACTGGAGAACGATAAAACGCAGGAGGTGTACTGGGAATTGCAGAAGTTCATCGTGCTCGCACTGAAAGCGAACCCGAACGTTCTCGAATGTCTCTATTCGCCAATTGTCGAAAGGACCACGCCGCTGGGTGACGAATTGCTCGCGATGCGCGAAGCTTTCTTGTCCAAACTGGTCTTTCAAACCTACTCAGGCTACGTCGCATCGCAGTTCAAGAAGATGCAAACCGACATCCGCAATCAAGGCCGCGTGAAGTGGAAGCACGTCATGCACTTGATTCGGTTGCTTCTTTCGGGAACCCATGTGTTGCAGCACGGTTGCGTTTCCGTCGATGTCGGCGACCATCGCGATCGGCTACTGACGATCAAACGGGGCGAGATGCCGTTTGACGAAGCCGACCGCTGGCGGAAAGCACTGCAAGTCGAATTCGAATGCGCCTTCAAACAAACCGCACTCCCCGACCGACCCGACTACGACCGAGCCAACGCGTTCCTGATTGACGCACGACGCCAAGCGATGCAAAACCAACTTCCGTAG
- a CDS encoding nucleotidyltransferase domain-containing protein — MNLPNEKLLQHVQSHPYPLLFATISGALLYGFRSADSDFGLRGVHLLPLETVVGLDEGDQTVEKEGIYDGLEIDLVTHDASKFFTLMLKRNGYVLEQIFSPLIVHSTPEHDELKSIAAGCITKHHAHHYLGFAATQWKLFGKESPPRVKPLLYVFRVLLTGIHLMQTGEVEANILRLNETAGLSYIEELVDRESNGPEKGTLDATDLAFYERECQRLTAELESAHEKSNLPEAPSARQELNDLLVRLRLNAD; from the coding sequence ATGAATCTGCCAAACGAAAAACTGCTCCAGCACGTTCAATCGCATCCCTATCCGTTGCTTTTTGCAACGATTAGCGGTGCTCTCCTCTACGGTTTTCGGTCAGCCGATTCGGATTTCGGTTTGCGAGGCGTCCATCTGCTGCCACTGGAGACCGTTGTCGGACTCGACGAGGGCGACCAAACGGTCGAAAAAGAGGGTATCTACGACGGTCTGGAGATAGACCTGGTCACGCACGACGCATCAAAATTCTTCACGTTGATGCTGAAGCGGAACGGATACGTGCTCGAACAAATCTTCTCGCCTCTGATTGTGCACAGCACTCCCGAGCACGACGAACTGAAGTCCATCGCCGCAGGTTGCATCACCAAGCATCACGCACATCATTACCTCGGTTTCGCAGCGACACAGTGGAAACTGTTCGGCAAGGAGTCTCCGCCGCGAGTCAAGCCGTTGCTGTACGTCTTCCGTGTGCTGCTGACCGGCATCCATCTAATGCAAACCGGCGAAGTCGAAGCGAACATCCTGCGGCTCAATGAGACCGCAGGACTGAGCTACATTGAGGAACTGGTTGACCGCGAGTCAAATGGTCCGGAGAAGGGGACGCTCGATGCGACGGATCTCGCGTTCTACGAGCGGGAGTGCCAACGACTGACCGCCGAATTGGAATCGGCACACGAGAAGTCCAACCTCCCCGAAGCTCCATCCGCCCGGCAGGAATTGAACGACTTGCTCGTTCGGTTGAGACTTAATGCAGATTGA